The Paracoccus albus region GGCGAGAAAGGTCATCGGATAGAATTGCAGCCGCAGCGCGATCATCCAAGGCCGCACCGTCGCCCATGCCCGCCGACCCGGAGGCCGTGGTCCGCGCGCCAGGCCTCGCCCCAGCGCCTCGGCATCCGCCAGCCAGCCTTCGCGCGCCTGTGGTGTCGAATGGTTCACCGCGCCAAAGCGGGTGTGGCGTGTGACCTCAATGCCGCAGAAACCCAGCGTCGCGCGCGACATTGCGTTGCGGCCTGGCGCCTTGTTGATCAGCGTTTGCACCAGGGCCGGCGTGTCCATTGTGGTCAAAAGCTCTGCGGTTCTGCCGGTAAGAAGGCCTTCGAAACCCGTCCCGCCAGTGATTTCCCGAAAGGCCCATCCGGGCAGGAGGATGCGGTCGAGAAAGCCCTTGAGCAAAGCGGGATAGGTTCCCCACCACGTTGGATAGACGAACACGAGATGCTCTGCCCATTCGATGTCGTTCTGTATCGCCTGCAGCGAAGGTTCCAGCGCCTGCGACCGAGGCGAGGCAAAGGTCACGTTCTGATCGAAGTCGAGACTTGCGAGGTCGATGTTACGCACATCGCACCCGGCACCCCTCGCGCCGTCGCGATAGTGTTCCGCGAGCGCCCCGCAGAGGCTGAAGGGGCCGCGCGGGTGACCGAGCAGGATCAGAACTTTCAGTGGATCTGAAGCAAGGGACGGAACAGACGTATCCGACATAGGCTGGCCTTTGTTATGCGTTCGACATCTTGCTCAAGCACGGTCGTAATCATGTCAACACGGCGTAACCAAGCCCAGCCAGCAATATCAGTGCAACCACCAGCAGAATCGTGGTGCGCCCCCCCTGTTTGCCGGTCGATGGCTCTTCCAGGCTGACCGGTCTCGGTTCACTTGCAGCAGTTGGGCCGTCTGCGCGTCCTTCGACCTCTTGACGGTGCGCCATGCGCAGTTCCTCGCGGGTGGGGCTGGCGCCTCCGGCTTCGGCATCAGTGCCCAAGGGTGCCGCCGCCGGGTCGGGGAATCCTACCTTGTCGCTAGCCTTGCCCTTGTCGATATCGTCACGCAACTTCGCTGACGTGTCAGCTGGTTCCCTTTCGGTCATTATTTTTCTTTCTGTTGAGAGCCACGCGGCGCGGATCCGCTTGGAGTCCTGTCGACCTGCCGCGAAAGCCAAGCCTCGTATTGACGCCGAGCCCTCACGTCCGATGATGACACGCACTCTCTGAGGCAAGATTGCTAAAAGGTCGTACTCATGACGATACTTCAAGCGTCTGAAACCACTGGTCGGTTGGCTAAGCGATACTAGAAGTGTAAATTCAGCCAAAGTGCAGCGCGGTTGATCCCCTCGATTTACGCACCCGCAGATTATTTTGGACATGCTCTACGTCAGATACCGCATCGGCGCAGTCTTCGGCGTGACGTTTCGCGTTGCGCGTTTCCACCGTGCCATTCAACGTGACCTCGCGACCGGAGACCGTGACCTCGATTTCCGAAGCATCGAGATGGTGATCGTCGGTTAGTCGCTGGTGGACATCTTCGGCAATCCGCTCATCCGAGCGTTTGTAATTACGTGGGCCTTTGCCCCGATGGCCGGGCTCGCGGCGCCGTTCGGCATCCTCGTCGCCGAACCACGACTGGACCTCCTCTGCCGCCTTATCAAAAAACCCTCGATTGTCGCGGCGACGAGGATCGTCCCGTTCCCAATAGCCACCATGAGATCCGTGGTGATCAGGATCGTTCTGATAAGACCCAGGGGCCAAGCCCGGCTCATAGGACGGACCCGGAAAAGGTGCGCCTGATGGGTCCGTGTAATGTCGGCGGTCGGTATGGTGTCGGTTCATTTCATACTCCTCTTCAAAGCAGGGAAATCCAAGGCGAGACTTGACGCGACGCCTCACCTCTTACAATTACAGAGGAATGATCAGCATGCGTTAAAGCGCTTTAAGCTGTCGGCGAAACTAAAGGTTCTTGGCGACCTGAAGCGGATCGGATGAATAATCTGCGGCAACTTTACCAGCTCATAATCAGATTAGCGAACTCCACATTCTTTCGATCCGGCACCGAGTCGAAGGCGGGGAGCCGGGGATCAAGCTCTCACTGCATCAGAAAATTTCTCCGTCCAGCCAAGACCCGATCTCCCGCTAGGTCGTTTGCGTCACACGACCCGCAATATCGCTTAGCATAACACAACAGAGAACGGTGATCGTGGGGATACGTCAGGTTTCCCGAACGCGAACATGGAACAATTTGCGGTCTCAATCTATATCTTTAGGCACTCCGTCTTCATCATGGCGGCGCATCCATAGGGTAAGGACCGGTATGGCACCGCGCGCACTCTGGAAAGGTCAGCTTCGACTGTCGCTCGTCTCCATCCCGGTCGAGATATTCTCGGCCACGAAATCGGGCGCCCGGGTGTCGTTCCGCCAGATCCACAAACCGTCGGGCAAGCGCATACGGTATGAAAAATCCGTTCCCGGTATAGGGCCGGTCAAGACCGAGGACATCGTCAAGGGCTATGAGGTGGATGACGGCGAATACCTCCTGCTGGATCCGGACGAGATCGACGCGATCAAGCTGGAGACGAAAAAGACCTTCGAACTGGTGCAATTCGTCGATGCCTGCGAGATATCACCGATTTATTTCGACAAACCCTATTACATCATGGCCTCCGACGATCTGGCGCAGGACGCGTATCGTGTCGTGCGCGATGCGTTGCGCGACGCCGGCAAGGTGGGTCTGGGTCAGGTCACGATGCGCGGCAAGGAATATCTGGCCGCCGTCAAGCCCTGCGGCGACGGGCTGTTGATGGAGACGCTGCATTACGAGGACGAACTGCGTGAGGCCGATCAGATCTTCACCGACATCGAGGATGAAAAGGTCGACAAGGAATTGCTGGAGGTTGCCACAACCTTGATCGACCGCAAGAGCGCGCCCTTCGACGCGGGTGCCTATCACGACAAATACGCCGAGGCGATGCAGGACCTTCTGGAGGCCAAGATCAAGAACAAGAAAACCCCGCGTGTGCGGGCAGACGATGACGAGGGCGGCGGCGGTGACAATGTGGTCGATTTGATGAGCGCGCTGAAACAGAGCCTCAAGGACGCCGACGGCAAGAAGAAGAAAAAGCCGTCGAAAAAGGCATCCTGATGGCGAAATCCCCCGACCCTCTGGCCGACTACAACGCCAAGCGGGACTTTTCCCGCACCAAGGAGCCACGCGGCCAAGTGGGCGA contains the following coding sequences:
- a CDS encoding BON domain-containing protein encodes the protein MNRHHTDRRHYTDPSGAPFPGPSYEPGLAPGSYQNDPDHHGSHGGYWERDDPRRRDNRGFFDKAAEEVQSWFGDEDAERRREPGHRGKGPRNYKRSDERIAEDVHQRLTDDHHLDASEIEVTVSGREVTLNGTVETRNAKRHAEDCADAVSDVEHVQNNLRVRKSRGSTALHFG
- a CDS encoding Ku protein; amino-acid sequence: MAPRALWKGQLRLSLVSIPVEIFSATKSGARVSFRQIHKPSGKRIRYEKSVPGIGPVKTEDIVKGYEVDDGEYLLLDPDEIDAIKLETKKTFELVQFVDACEISPIYFDKPYYIMASDDLAQDAYRVVRDALRDAGKVGLGQVTMRGKEYLAAVKPCGDGLLMETLHYEDELREADQIFTDIEDEKVDKELLEVATTLIDRKSAPFDAGAYHDKYAEAMQDLLEAKIKNKKTPRVRADDDEGGGGDNVVDLMSALKQSLKDADGKKKKKPSKKAS